In the Bacillota bacterium LX-D genome, one interval contains:
- a CDS encoding metal ABC transporter permease, with the protein MLETYYLLMEKVLPFAWVQHLFMKNAFLAVLLITPVFGILGTMIVNNRMAFFADALGHSALTGIALGVILGLVNPLWAMLLFSIFLAAAIIYVKNFVTTSTDTIIGVFSTTAVALGIVILSQGGGFNKYSQYLIGDLLSISPEEIKILFYVFLGVLLFWGVLFNKLLIVSLNPTLARSRGIKVQFLEIFFGILTAIVVTAAIKWVGLLIISSLLILPATTARNLAGNVRQYHFLSIAFALASGIIGLIFSYYWGTATGATIVLCAALFCIITFGIKLLHP; encoded by the coding sequence ATGTTAGAAACCTATTATCTTTTAATGGAAAAGGTTTTGCCTTTTGCATGGGTCCAGCATCTTTTTATGAAAAATGCTTTTTTAGCTGTGCTCTTAATTACCCCTGTCTTTGGCATATTGGGTACGATGATTGTTAATAATCGGATGGCTTTTTTTGCAGATGCTTTAGGGCATTCAGCTTTAACGGGAATAGCACTAGGTGTAATTTTAGGATTAGTCAATCCTTTATGGGCTATGCTGCTCTTCTCAATTTTTTTAGCTGCAGCTATAATTTATGTTAAAAACTTTGTAACAACTTCCACAGATACTATTATTGGGGTCTTTTCTACAACTGCTGTAGCCCTGGGCATTGTTATTTTATCTCAGGGAGGAGGTTTTAATAAATATTCCCAATATCTAATTGGAGATTTATTAAGTATCTCGCCGGAAGAGATTAAGATCTTATTCTATGTTTTTTTAGGAGTGTTGCTTTTCTGGGGAGTATTATTTAACAAGCTGTTGATAGTAAGTTTAAATCCCACTCTGGCTAGAAGCAGAGGAATTAAGGTGCAGTTCTTAGAGATTTTCTTTGGAATTTTAACTGCTATAGTTGTTACAGCCGCAATAAAATGGGTAGGACTATTAATTATTAGTTCCTTGCTGATCTTGCCGGCAACAACTGCCCGTAACCTAGCTGGAAATGTACGGCAATATCACTTTTTGTCCATTGCCTTTGCCTTAGCATCTGGCATAATAGGTTTAATTTTCTCATATTATTGGGGAACTGCAACAGGTGCAACTATCGTATTGTGTGCAGCTTTATTTTGTATTATTACCTTCGGAATAAAATTACTTCACCCCTAA
- the cobK gene encoding precorrin-6A reductase, with product MILVLTGTKESRDILDLLQHEGLEVMAAAFTDYGRDIAQEKGEKIFPGELNFENLSAILEKNKINFVIDASNPFATQTSKMISKLCQSKDIAHVHFVREEVKIPNNSLIHTVTTWQEGADKAFELGNSIFLTTGTNNLEIFLEHPSAPGKRIVVRVLPDHKVLKKCQDFGLKLKDIIAMQGPFSKEMNRVMFKTFNAGVVVIKESGRAGGTDTKISAALELKIPLVIIKRPTFSCHLEVKDYLTLMQTVKKAIR from the coding sequence GTGATTTTAGTACTAACAGGAACAAAGGAAAGCAGAGATATATTGGATTTATTACAGCATGAAGGACTAGAAGTTATGGCTGCTGCCTTTACTGACTACGGCAGGGACATAGCCCAGGAAAAAGGGGAAAAAATTTTCCCAGGAGAACTTAACTTTGAAAACCTTAGTGCTATCTTAGAAAAAAATAAAATTAATTTTGTTATAGATGCCTCAAACCCATTTGCCACTCAGACATCAAAAATGATTAGCAAACTATGTCAGAGCAAGGATATTGCTCATGTACACTTTGTGCGTGAGGAAGTAAAAATTCCAAACAACTCTCTTATCCATACTGTCACTACTTGGCAGGAAGGTGCAGATAAGGCTTTCGAGTTAGGCAATTCTATCTTCCTAACTACAGGAACAAATAATTTAGAAATATTTTTAGAGCATCCCTCTGCTCCAGGCAAAAGAATCGTTGTTAGGGTTTTGCCGGATCATAAGGTTCTAAAAAAATGTCAAGATTTTGGTCTAAAATTAAAAGATATTATTGCTATGCAAGGTCCTTTTTCCAAAGAAATGAATCGGGTAATGTTTAAAACTTTTAACGCCGGTGTAGTTGTGATTAAAGAAAGCGGACGCGCTGGCGGAACTGATACTAAAATTTCTGCCGCACTTGAGCTAAAAATACCATTGGTGATCATTAAGAGACCTACTTTTAGCTGCCACTTAGAAGTTAAAGATTATCTTACTCTGATGCAAACAGTGAAAAAAGCTATTCGATGA
- a CDS encoding ATP-binding cassette domain-containing protein codes for MNIIEIENLWYRYSDGTTALKGMSMAIPQGKKTALLGPNGAGKSTILLHFNGINLPQEGSVRVLGKEIDRETERWVRTKVGLVFQDPDDQVFASTVWEDVAFGPTNLKLSHQEIEHRVEDALQAVGMLDLRNKAPHHLSYGQKKRVAIAGVLAMKPEVIVIDEPVAYLDPKGKSILFTILNELHASGTTIVIATHDVDLAAEWAENIIIIKDGQTLASGDTSLLTRADLIQSADLQFPIVTRIFLGLPELQLKEAPRTIEGAIKTLKDILKLNQ; via the coding sequence TTGAATATTATAGAAATTGAAAACCTATGGTATCGTTATAGCGATGGCACAACAGCACTTAAAGGAATGTCTATGGCTATTCCGCAAGGCAAAAAAACTGCTTTGTTAGGCCCTAATGGAGCGGGAAAATCCACTATATTGCTGCATTTTAATGGCATTAATTTGCCTCAAGAAGGCAGTGTCAGGGTTCTTGGGAAGGAAATAGATCGTGAAACGGAGCGCTGGGTTCGAACTAAAGTTGGCTTAGTTTTTCAAGATCCCGATGATCAGGTTTTTGCCTCTACAGTTTGGGAAGATGTTGCTTTTGGTCCCACTAATTTAAAGCTAAGTCACCAGGAGATTGAGCACAGGGTGGAAGATGCTTTACAAGCTGTGGGAATGCTTGATTTAAGAAACAAGGCTCCCCATCATTTAAGCTATGGACAGAAAAAAAGGGTAGCCATTGCTGGCGTATTGGCTATGAAACCGGAAGTTATTGTAATAGATGAACCAGTTGCCTATTTAGATCCTAAAGGGAAAAGCATTTTGTTTACTATCCTTAATGAGCTTCATGCTTCCGGAACCACTATTGTGATTGCTACCCACGATGTGGATTTGGCAGCTGAATGGGCTGAAAATATTATTATTATTAAGGACGGACAAACCTTAGCTTCAGGAGATACGAGTTTACTAACCCGAGCTGACTTAATCCAATCTGCTGATCTGCAGTTCCCTATTGTGACTAGAATATTTTTGGGGCTGCCGGAGTTGCAGTTAAAAGAAGCTCCCCGGACCATTGAAGGAGCAATAAAGACTCTTAAAGATATTCTCAAGTTAAATCAATAA
- the cbiQ gene encoding cobalt ECF transporter T component CbiQ: MLKIDQYAYANNLLTVHPLEKFILAISLLIICLATSSNLISILIIGIMLLLTVGLAKIPLNYYYKLMLVPFAFLLIGTLTIALSIEKAPTDFWIGLNIGPVAFGIHFASLFTALNIFLKSLGAVSCLYFLALTTPMLDIIYVLRKCKVPKLFLELMALIYRFIFILLDTVEKMKTSQGTRLGYASFKNSYYSIGILAANLFSRAYQQSEEMTTAMFARCYTNEINVLENEYVLSAKNLVLITFLIIFFVSAALFV; this comes from the coding sequence ATGTTAAAAATCGACCAATATGCTTACGCAAATAATTTACTTACTGTTCATCCTCTTGAAAAATTTATTTTAGCTATTTCGCTGCTTATTATTTGCCTAGCAACCAGTTCTAATCTCATTTCTATTTTAATAATTGGGATTATGCTGCTGCTAACAGTAGGTCTAGCTAAAATACCATTAAACTATTATTATAAGCTAATGTTAGTTCCTTTTGCCTTTTTGTTAATTGGAACTTTAACAATTGCTCTTTCCATTGAAAAAGCACCTACTGACTTTTGGATTGGTTTGAACATAGGACCCGTTGCTTTTGGTATTCACTTTGCAAGTTTATTTACTGCCCTAAACATTTTTTTAAAATCCTTAGGAGCCGTCAGCTGCTTATACTTTTTAGCACTGACGACTCCTATGCTTGACATTATCTATGTACTGCGCAAATGCAAAGTTCCTAAACTTTTTTTAGAATTAATGGCTCTTATTTATCGATTTATTTTTATACTCCTAGATACGGTAGAAAAAATGAAAACATCCCAGGGAACTAGGCTTGGTTATGCCAGCTTTAAAAATTCTTATTATTCCATTGGAATTCTAGCTGCCAACTTATTTTCTAGAGCGTATCAGCAATCGGAGGAAATGACAACTGCTATGTTCGCCAGATGTTACACAAACGAGATTAATGTCTTGGAAAATGAATATGTTTTATCAGCTAAAAATTTAGTATTAATTACCTTTCTGATAATTTTTTTTGTGTCAGCTGCTCTTTTCGTATAG
- a CDS encoding PDGLE domain-containing protein, protein MKKEIWYGLLVALLIGVFLSPFASSSPDGLERVAEDKGFLAKSEGREVVGAPMPDYVLPVISNETVAGSAAGAVGTIITFGAAYGLAKIVSKKNKKVDHLTQSTK, encoded by the coding sequence ATGAAAAAAGAAATTTGGTATGGTTTGCTAGTGGCTCTTTTAATTGGTGTTTTCCTATCTCCTTTTGCTTCTTCAAGTCCTGATGGCTTGGAACGGGTAGCAGAGGATAAGGGTTTTTTAGCTAAATCAGAAGGCAGAGAAGTTGTGGGGGCTCCAATGCCTGATTATGTTCTCCCGGTTATTTCTAACGAAACTGTAGCCGGTAGTGCAGCGGGAGCAGTGGGAACTATTATTACTTTTGGAGCTGCCTACGGCTTGGCTAAAATTGTTTCGAAAAAAAATAAAAAGGTTGATCATTTGACCCAAAGTACTAAATAA
- a CDS encoding ATP-binding cassette domain-containing protein has translation MADYILEAVNINYAYPDGTKALNGVSLSIERGKKITFLGPNGAGKSTLFLHFNGILQPTEGNIRYSGQNISYKHKDLIELRKNVGIVFQDPDSQLFSANVKQEISFGPLNLGWEKAKVLSKIEEAMNATEITHLQHKPTHLLSYGQKKRVSIADIIAMEPEVLIFDEPTAWLDPRHSKEIMDLVDKFNEQGKTIILSTHDIDLAYSWSDYIYVVKKGRIAGHGTPAAIFKDKELLAAADLAKPWLVEVFEELKSRCLVEPNAPLPKSKEELFASLLPDNDKVI, from the coding sequence TTGGCTGATTATATACTAGAAGCTGTAAACATAAATTATGCTTACCCAGATGGAACCAAAGCTTTAAATGGAGTGAGTCTCTCCATCGAAAGAGGTAAAAAAATTACATTTTTAGGTCCTAACGGTGCCGGCAAATCCACCTTGTTTCTTCATTTTAACGGCATTCTACAGCCTACTGAGGGAAATATTCGTTACTCTGGGCAAAATATTTCTTACAAACACAAGGATTTAATTGAACTTCGGAAAAATGTAGGCATAGTTTTCCAGGACCCTGACAGTCAGTTATTCTCTGCCAATGTTAAACAGGAAATTTCTTTTGGGCCTCTAAATCTGGGTTGGGAAAAAGCTAAAGTATTATCAAAAATTGAAGAAGCTATGAATGCTACTGAAATTACCCATCTCCAGCACAAGCCTACACATTTATTAAGTTACGGACAGAAAAAAAGAGTTTCTATAGCTGATATCATTGCTATGGAGCCTGAGGTATTAATTTTTGATGAACCGACAGCCTGGTTAGATCCAAGGCATTCTAAAGAAATTATGGATTTAGTAGATAAATTCAACGAACAAGGAAAAACGATTATTTTATCAACCCATGACATAGACTTAGCCTATAGCTGGTCCGATTATATTTACGTTGTTAAAAAAGGAAGAATTGCTGGCCACGGTACTCCCGCCGCTATTTTTAAAGATAAAGAGTTGCTAGCTGCAGCAGACTTGGCCAAGCCTTGGTTGGTAGAGGTATTTGAAGAGCTAAAAAGCCGCTGTTTAGTTGAGCCGAACGCTCCTCTCCCTAAAAGTAAGGAAGAGCTGTTCGCCAGTCTCCTTCCAGATAATGACAAGGTAATTTAA
- the cbiQ gene encoding cobalt ECF transporter T component CbiQ — translation MELIKNNLAVNTNFLVQLDTRVKIISVLLIIVIATSLKTINTLAIAVSLMLCLLIYTRVPFRECLTRILWVLPFAGVMLILMPFVTPGQEAAVFSLGAWKVAVTQQGIAKAFMYTGRVLTSVLALSYLTLTTDLSELLHGLRKVGLPAILVNLLAFTIRYFSVFQEELERMKVARKARGFQAGKSLLDVHTMRTLAELIGILFIRSYERGDRVYNSMLARGYTGEFSCCGHCLPSLKECCAGIVLVILVLGLKAIELGGFI, via the coding sequence ATGGAGCTAATTAAAAACAATCTGGCGGTAAATACTAACTTTTTAGTTCAGTTAGATACAAGGGTTAAAATTATTTCTGTTTTGTTGATAATAGTTATAGCAACTAGTTTAAAGACTATTAATACCCTAGCTATAGCAGTGAGCCTTATGCTCTGTCTGTTAATCTATACCAGGGTGCCCTTTAGAGAATGTTTAACAAGAATTCTTTGGGTTCTTCCTTTTGCTGGTGTTATGTTGATTTTAATGCCCTTTGTTACTCCAGGCCAGGAAGCAGCTGTTTTTTCTTTAGGAGCTTGGAAAGTTGCCGTTACTCAGCAAGGAATTGCAAAGGCTTTTATGTATACGGGGCGGGTTTTAACTTCTGTTTTAGCTTTAAGCTATTTAACTTTAACTACCGATTTAAGTGAGCTGCTCCATGGTTTGCGGAAGGTGGGTTTGCCAGCAATTTTAGTTAATTTATTGGCTTTTACTATTCGTTATTTTTCCGTATTTCAGGAGGAATTAGAGCGTATGAAAGTGGCTCGGAAAGCCCGTGGCTTTCAGGCCGGCAAAAGTCTTCTCGATGTGCACACCATGCGCACTTTAGCAGAGCTTATAGGCATCTTATTTATTCGTTCTTATGAACGAGGAGACAGGGTATATAATTCTATGTTGGCTCGGGGCTATACAGGGGAGTTCTCCTGCTGTGGACACTGCCTTCCTTCTCTGAAGGAATGTTGTGCAGGTATAGTACTAGTAATACTTGTTTTAGGATTAAAAGCTATAGAACTAGGAGGGTTTATTTGA
- a CDS encoding energy-coupling factor ABC transporter permease has translation MKLHKLNLKCILPLLIIFSGVPQAAYAMHIMEGFLPIKWCLIWAAATLPFLIYGFISITKITKEHPNLKMLLAVCGAFAFVLSALKIPSVTGSSSHPTGVGLGAIIFGPTPMTVLGIIVLLFQALLLAHGGITTLGANAFSMAVAGPLISYGIYKAGQKIGTPTSLSVFLAAALGDLLTYIVTSVQLALAFPSPVGGFTVSLMKFLSVFALTQIPLAISEGILTVIIFNTLSKYNSTDFKQLSIINRGA, from the coding sequence TTGAAACTACATAAGTTAAATCTTAAATGTATTTTACCTTTACTAATAATCTTTTCAGGTGTTCCCCAAGCAGCTTACGCCATGCATATTATGGAAGGTTTTTTACCTATTAAGTGGTGTTTAATCTGGGCTGCAGCTACATTGCCCTTTCTAATTTACGGCTTTATTTCCATTACTAAAATTACTAAAGAGCATCCCAACCTTAAAATGTTGTTAGCAGTTTGCGGTGCCTTTGCCTTTGTGCTTTCTGCTTTGAAAATACCTTCAGTTACTGGCAGCTCTTCTCATCCAACAGGTGTCGGCCTAGGTGCCATAATCTTTGGACCTACACCAATGACGGTTTTAGGAATTATTGTTTTACTTTTCCAAGCTTTGCTCCTTGCCCACGGGGGAATAACAACTCTTGGGGCCAATGCATTTTCCATGGCTGTCGCAGGTCCACTAATTTCTTACGGTATTTATAAAGCAGGGCAAAAAATAGGGACTCCTACTTCCCTTTCAGTTTTTTTAGCTGCTGCTTTAGGTGATTTATTAACATACATAGTTACCTCTGTTCAACTGGCCTTAGCTTTTCCGTCGCCAGTAGGAGGTTTTACCGTATCTTTAATGAAATTTTTAAGTGTTTTTGCTTTAACCCAAATTCCCTTAGCAATAAGCGAAGGTATTTTAACAGTAATTATTTTCAATACTCTTTCTAAGTATAACTCAACGGATTTTAAACAACTTTCCATTATTAATAGGGGGGCCTAG
- a CDS encoding energy-coupling factor ABC transporter substrate-binding protein, which yields MRTVVKNMILIALVVFLAAVPLFVNKSAAFSGADSQAEEAITELQPNYHVWAAPIWEPPSGEVESLLFALQAALGAGLLGYYLGTLRGKVKHKAE from the coding sequence ATGAGAACTGTTGTTAAAAATATGATTTTAATTGCTTTAGTTGTTTTTTTAGCCGCAGTACCTTTATTTGTTAATAAAAGTGCAGCATTTAGCGGCGCTGACAGTCAGGCAGAAGAAGCTATTACAGAATTACAACCCAATTATCATGTTTGGGCTGCTCCAATTTGGGAACCACCTAGTGGAGAAGTAGAAAGTCTGCTCTTTGCTTTGCAAGCTGCTCTAGGTGCCGGTTTATTAGGCTACTATTTAGGTACTTTACGAGGTAAAGTTAAACATAAGGCGGAATAA
- a CDS encoding energy-coupling factor ABC transporter permease — protein sequence MHIPDGFLDAKTWISTAVLSGGTLSYGIAKTKQVLNERQVPKMGVMAAFIFAAQMINFPVAGGTSGHLIGGALAAITLGPWSASLIMATVLIIQCLFFQDGGLTALGANIFIMGIVAPFVGYSVYKIIVGNSQAKGRVFIGTFLAGWSSTFIASLVCTFLIVISNTVPLKVALPAMAGWHALIGIGEGIITAIVISYLSKVRADLVFNSTKV from the coding sequence ATGCATATACCAGACGGTTTTTTAGATGCAAAAACATGGATTAGTACAGCTGTATTAAGCGGCGGTACTTTAAGCTACGGAATAGCTAAAACTAAACAAGTGCTTAATGAAAGGCAAGTACCTAAAATGGGTGTTATGGCAGCCTTTATTTTTGCAGCACAAATGATTAATTTCCCTGTTGCCGGAGGAACTTCAGGACACTTAATTGGCGGTGCTTTAGCTGCTATCACACTAGGGCCTTGGAGTGCTTCTTTAATTATGGCTACTGTACTCATCATCCAGTGTTTATTTTTTCAAGATGGGGGCTTAACTGCTTTAGGAGCTAATATTTTCATAATGGGTATCGTTGCCCCTTTTGTTGGTTATAGTGTTTATAAAATTATAGTTGGAAACTCCCAAGCTAAAGGAAGGGTGTTTATTGGTACATTTTTAGCTGGTTGGAGTTCAACTTTTATTGCTTCCCTAGTATGTACTTTTTTAATCGTAATATCCAATACTGTACCATTAAAGGTAGCCCTTCCGGCTATGGCTGGCTGGCATGCTTTAATTGGAATTGGTGAGGGTATTATTACGGCTATTGTTATTAGCTATTTAAGCAAAGTTAGAGCTGATTTAGTGTTTAATTCTACAAAGGTATGA
- a CDS encoding metal ABC transporter ATP-binding protein, whose translation METKHKSGLVNVTCGGLCCTKIRDIQVTRGKTTILHDVNLHIHCGELTALIGPNGAGKSTLLKAILGEIPHQGKVDFVSAAGNIARNPVIGYVPQHLEFDIGSPISVLDLFFASKTGSPVWLFNSHKLRLQVLESLGRAKAEHLIDKRLGNLSGGELQRVLLALALEPVPDLLLLDEPVSGVDFKGIGLFYEMVSDLRRQFDLSIILISHDLGHVAKYADRIVFLNKTIQCEGSPEEVFRNDKFIETFGYVNI comes from the coding sequence ATGGAAACCAAACATAAATCGGGGTTAGTTAATGTAACTTGCGGCGGCTTATGTTGTACAAAAATACGGGACATACAAGTTACTCGGGGAAAAACTACAATACTACATGATGTAAATCTGCATATTCACTGTGGAGAATTAACAGCTCTTATTGGCCCCAACGGGGCAGGCAAGAGTACTTTGCTGAAAGCAATTTTGGGTGAAATTCCTCATCAAGGGAAGGTAGACTTTGTTTCTGCCGCTGGTAATATTGCCAGAAATCCAGTTATAGGTTATGTGCCTCAACATTTAGAATTTGATATTGGTTCGCCTATTAGTGTTTTGGATTTATTTTTTGCGAGCAAGACAGGTTCGCCTGTTTGGCTTTTTAACTCCCATAAATTGAGGCTCCAGGTACTAGAGAGTTTAGGTAGGGCCAAAGCAGAGCACCTTATTGACAAAAGGTTAGGTAATTTATCAGGAGGGGAGTTGCAGCGGGTACTATTAGCTTTAGCTTTAGAGCCTGTTCCTGATTTACTGCTTTTAGACGAACCTGTATCAGGTGTCGATTTTAAAGGAATTGGCTTATTTTACGAAATGGTTTCCGATTTGCGCAGACAGTTTGATTTATCAATTATACTAATTTCACATGATTTGGGACATGTTGCCAAATATGCTGACCGCATTGTATTTTTGAACAAAACAATTCAATGCGAGGGATCTCCTGAAGAAGTATTCAGGAACGATAAATTTATCGAAACTTTTGGTTATGTTAATATATAG
- the carA gene encoding glutamine-hydrolyzing carbamoyl-phosphate synthase small subunit, translated as MQGHLVLEDGSVFSGKAFGCQGKRIGEVVFNTSMTGYQQIFTDPSYCGQIITMTYPLIGNYGINPEDMEASRSFAQGIIVHDLCTKPNNWRATNTLENFLIDQGLIGLSGLDTRALTIHLRQFGSLRGIIAAGEYDSQELLVELQQAKNVDQSFVSRVSTSKPYTLPGGPCHLVVIDFGSKQNIIRWFNQKGCTITVVPYNTSAEEILAYEPQGVILSNGPGDPQNVQEVTENILGLFGRVPVLGVCLGHQLLGLALGGKTFKLHFGHRGGNHPVQDVQTRKVFMTSQNHGYALEKESLPTDEVEVSHISLFDETVEGLRHKKLPVFSVQFHPEAAPGPLDSAYIFQQFLDMVLS; from the coding sequence ATGCAGGGACATTTAGTATTGGAAGATGGCAGTGTTTTTAGCGGGAAAGCTTTTGGCTGCCAAGGTAAAAGAATAGGTGAAGTAGTATTCAATACTTCTATGACAGGATATCAACAGATTTTTACAGACCCATCATACTGTGGACAGATTATTACCATGACTTACCCTTTAATTGGCAATTACGGAATTAATCCTGAAGATATGGAAGCAAGTAGATCCTTTGCCCAAGGGATTATTGTACATGATTTATGTACAAAGCCGAATAACTGGAGAGCAACTAATACCTTAGAAAATTTTTTAATAGATCAGGGGCTTATTGGATTATCTGGTCTAGACACTAGAGCTTTAACCATTCACTTAAGGCAGTTCGGCAGCTTACGGGGGATCATTGCAGCGGGTGAATATGATTCTCAGGAACTGCTGGTAGAATTACAGCAGGCAAAAAATGTGGATCAATCATTTGTGAGCAGGGTTTCGACGTCTAAGCCATATACTTTGCCAGGGGGACCTTGTCATTTGGTTGTTATTGACTTTGGCTCAAAACAAAATATTATCCGCTGGTTTAATCAAAAAGGCTGTACAATAACAGTTGTTCCCTATAATACCTCAGCAGAGGAAATTTTAGCTTATGAACCCCAAGGAGTTATTTTATCTAATGGTCCTGGGGACCCTCAAAATGTCCAGGAAGTCACGGAAAACATTCTAGGTCTTTTTGGCAGGGTTCCAGTCTTGGGTGTTTGTTTAGGTCATCAACTTTTAGGTTTAGCCTTAGGTGGAAAAACTTTTAAACTTCATTTTGGCCATAGAGGAGGCAACCATCCGGTACAAGATGTTCAGACCAGGAAAGTATTTATGACATCCCAAAATCATGGCTACGCCTTGGAGAAAGAATCACTTCCAACAGATGAAGTTGAAGTTTCTCATATTAGCTTATTTGATGAAACAGTTGAAGGTTTAAGGCACAAAAAACTGCCGGTCTTTTCCGTTCAGTTTCACCCAGAGGCAGCGCCTGGGCCTCTAGATAGTGCTTATATTTTTCAACAATTTTTAGATATGGTTCTTAGTTAA